In a single window of the Porites lutea chromosome 14, jaPorLute2.1, whole genome shotgun sequence genome:
- the LOC140924033 gene encoding probable acyl-CoA dehydrogenase FadE2, with product MYLSAVQQCFYVIAGEGRGFEIAQGGLGPGRIHHCMRSIGLAERSLELMVQRSLERVAFGKRLAEKGMVQEQIALSRIEIEQARLLVLKAAHTIDCHGNKAARKQIAMAKIAVPRMACNVIDRAIQVHGGKGVSQDTPLAYFYTGARSLRIADGPDEVHLEAVAKLELKEALKSKM from the exons ATGTATTTGTCAGCTGTACAGCAGTGCTTTTATGTTATTGCAG GGGAAGGGCGAGGATTTGAGATAGCTCAAGGCGGTTTGGGTCCTGGGCGAATTCACCACTGCATGCGTTCAATTGGACTAGCAGAACGATCACTGGAACTTATGGTTCAGCGGTCTTTAGAGAGAGTGGCCTTTGGAAAGCGTTTGGCCGAAAAG GGAATGGTACAGGAGCAGATCGCTCTGTCAAGAATTGAAATTGAACAGGCCAGACTGCTTGTGCTGAAGGCGGCACACACCATCGATTGCCATGGAAACAAGGCTGCAAGAAAACAG ATTGCTATGGCAAAGATCGCAGTTCCTCGCATGGCCTGTAACGTTATTGACCGAGCGATTCAGGTGCATGGTGGGAAGGGAGTATCCCAGGATACACCGCTGGCTTATTTCTATACAGGAGCTCGGAGTCTGCGCATTGCTGATGGCCCGGATGAGGTTCATTTGGAGGCAGTGGCTAAACTTGAGCTGAAGGAAGCACTCAAATCCAAGATGTAA
- the LOC140924767 gene encoding E3 ubiquitin-protein ligase TRIM45-like, whose translation MDLTTLFYNLREEVSCSVCSDLFTDPKHLSCLHSFCLKCLNRWYETCGGGQAIKCPKCQTLSRVPASGDLTDLPTSFYLNGLIHVLAIKECKNTQVTCGNCDKKSSEASYCFQCCIFYCEQCLVGHNIMMGDKKEHRVLAVKEFQDKDYEDVLKRPVFCSKERHQKEELKYYCKECETALCQRCVTVNHGGHDLRLIEEEAENKTLEIKSILQSQRDGLDAKLNVITQLDEDCAKVIQQSEFARRDVQRFADDLIKTIQAKMKNIITAVENQTKKSLESLKAKRSAIQQQMSATESSLEEADKLLKRSTTAEVVQLKKSLQTIFQGLNQTEPIVHDPSSLQTLVFVENQKTVDTVNGEELGFLCMEEGYRKKASEFLAEGKGLTEGTVGRKAQFNLITRNAKRKQWYDGGNRVTVEIKDEQEPECVTQVKIDDNKNGIYKITYFPIVQRTFKLLVKVNGEHISCSPFTVIFKPFQVKPVLSFGKEGSGDGMFTFPYGVAVSDGDEIVVADSNNHRVQVFDSNVAFIRSFGHKGENAGEFKYPYGIAINKDRQIFVADRYNHKIQIFSWEGRHLGLFGGKESLDSQLFAPWGLSLDTTGNVIVADSDNKLIKIFTPDGRFVMKIGGQGSLSYPIHCVQCGEYFIVSDLHEHCIKVFNKEGHFQYKFGKQGYGDGDFYCPRFLSVTQSKHLLVCDGKNHRIQVFELDGKFVGKFGTNGSKLGEFIYPFSVAVLSNDQIVVCDKDNHQIQVFQ comes from the coding sequence ATGGATCTTACAACGCTATTTTACAATCTTCGAGAAGAAGTGTCTTGTTCGGTGTGTTCGGACTTATTTACGGATCCTAAACATCTCTCCTGTCTGCACAGTTTCTGCTTAAAGTGTCTCAATCGATGGTACGAAACGTGTGGCGGCGGACAGGCCATTAAATGCCCGAAGTGCCAAACCCTAAGCAGAGTGCCTGCGAGCGGTGATCTGACAGATCTTCCAACCAGTTTCTATTTGAACGGCTTAATCCATGTTCTTGCCATCAAAGAATGCAAAAACACTCAAGTTACATGCGGAAACTGCGACAAGAAGAGCTCAGAAGCTTCGTATTGTTTCCAGTGTTGCATATTTTATTGCGAGCAATGCCTGGTTGGTCACAATATTATGATGGGAGACAAAAAGGAACACCGCGTATTGGCAGTAAAGGAGTTCCAAGACAAGGATTACGAGGATGTATTGAAGCGACCAGTGTTTTGTTCAAAGGAACGACACCAGAAAGAAGAGCTAAAATACTACTGCAAAGAATGCGAAACAGCTCTTTGCCAACGTTGCGTCACTGTGAATCACGGAGGTCATGATTTGAGATTAATCGAAGAAGaagccgaaaacaaaacactcgAAATAAAATCTATCCTTCAATCGCAGAGAGACGGGTTAGATGCAAAACTGAACGTAATTACTCAACTAGACGAGGACTGTGCTAAAGTGATTCAACAAAGTGAATTCGCCAGGAGAGATGTCCAAAGGTTTGCTGATGACTTGATCAAGACAATtcaagcaaaaatgaaaaatattattactgCTGTTGAAAACCAAACGAAGAAGTCACTcgaaagtttaaaagcaaaaagaagtGCGATTCAGCAACAGATGAGTGCCACCGAATCATCACTGGAGGAAGCTGATAAACTTTTAAAACGAAGCACCACCGCGGAAGTTGTTCAACTCAAAAAATCACTACAAACAATTTTTCAGGGATTGAATCAAACCGAGCCTATTGTTCATGACCCCAGTAGTCTGCAAACTTTAGTTTTCGTGGAAAATCAGAAGACGGTTGATACCGTCAACGGGGAAGAACTTGGTTTCCTGTGCATGGAAGAAGGTTATCGAAAAAAAGCGAGCGAATTTTTGGCTGAAGGTAAAGGACTGACAGAAGGAACTGTTGGGCGTAAAGCTCAATTTAATTTGATCACAAGAAACGCGAAGAGAAAGCAGTGGTATGATGGAGGGAACCGTGTCACGGTAGAGATCAAGGACGAGCAAGAACCAGAATGCGTGACCCAAGTGAAAATAGATGATAACAAAAATGGAATCTACAAAATCACTTATTTTCCCATAGTTCAGAGGACATTCAAATTATTAGTTAAGGTGAACGGGGAACATATTTCTTGTAGTCCTTTTACTGTGATTTTTAAACCATTTCAAGTCAAACCTGTTTTATCTTTTGGAAAGGAAGGCTCGGGTGATGGAATGTTTACGTTTCCTTATGGGGTGGCAGTGAGTGATGGGGACGAAATAGTGGTAGCTGACAGCAATAACCATCGGGTTCAAGTGTTTGACAGTAATGTTGCTTTCATAAGATCCTTTGGTCACAAAGGTGAAAATGCTGGAGAGTTCAAATACCCTTATGGAATAGCCATTAATAAGGATAGACAAATTTTCGTAGCAGACCGTTATAACCACAAAATACAGATCTTTAGCTGGGAGGGGAGGCACCTGGGTTTATTTGGCGGCAAAGAAAGCCTTGATAGTCAGCTCTTTGCCCCTTGGGGTTTATCCTTAGATACTACTGGTAATGTTATTGTTGCTGATTCAGATAACAAACTGATTAAGATCTTTACCCCGGATGGTAGGTTTGTAATGAAGATAGGTGGGCAGGGTTCTTTAAGTTATCCTATTCACTGTGTTCAGTGTGGTGAATATTTCATAGTTTCAGACCTTCATGAACACTGTATCAAAGTATTTAACAAGGAGGGGCATTTTCAGTACAAGTTTGGTAAGCAGGGGTATGGGGACGGGGATTTTTATTGTCCACGTTTTCTGTCAGTGACTCAGTCAAAGCACCTGTTGGTTTGTGATGGGAAGAATCATAGAATACAAGTCTTTGAACTAGATGGGAAGTTTGTCGGAAAATTTGGAACAAATGGCAGCAAATTAGGAGAATTCATTTATCCATTCTCGGTAGCTGTTCTAAGTAATGATCAAATTGTTGTGTGCGACAAAGACAATCATCAAATTCAggtatttcaataa